Sequence from the Thermocoleostomius sinensis A174 genome:
TAGGATTCTTGATCAAGTTCTCAATCCGATTGCCGTGGGCCGTGCCTACTAGTTGCACTCCTCGTTCGGCGATCGTCCGAGCCGCTAGCGCTTCCAGTTCAGTGCCAATTTCGTCAATCACGATTACTTCTGGCATGTGGTTTTCGACCGCTTCAATCATTACCTGATGCTGAAGTTCTGGACGTGCCACCTGCATTCGTCGCGCTCGGCCAATGGCTGGATGGGGCACATCTCCATCGCCGGCAATCTCGTTAGAGGTGTCAATAATGACGACGCGCTTGTTTAACTCATCGGCTAACACGCGAGCGATCTCTCGTAGGGCTGTCGTTTTGCCTACACCGGGACGCCCCAACATGAGGATCGATCGCCCGGTTTCTACCAAATCGCGGATCATGCCGATCGTGCCAAAAATCGCCCGACCCACACGACAGGTCAGTCCAATCACTTCACCCGCCCGATTGCGAATGGCGCTGATGCGATGCAACGTTCGTTCAATGCCTGCCCGATTATCGCCACTGAACATCCCAACTCGCTCAACTGAATGTTGTAGATCGCTTTTAGTGACCGGAACATCCGATAGATACTCCGAACCGCTCGGAAATCGTGCTTCTGGATAGCGTCCCAAATCTAAAACAACCTCCACAAGCTGATTACGATGAGGATGGGAGTCAATTTGGGACCGAATCGGTTCCGGCAAAATTTCTAGCAGTTGATTTAAGTCGTCTGTCATTTGAACGGACATGGCAGGTGGTGTCGCAGATGCGTTAAGCCCAATGGTGTCTGATGGTATGGCCGAATGAATTGGTTTATCTGAAGAATTTTTACCGTTAAATGTCATGGATAATCTGGAGATCTAGGTGCAGTCAAACCTATTCAGTAAAACAAACGGACAATTTTCAACCGAACAGAAAGCTCAGATTCGTAACGGGTGACAGGAGTCATGCAGAACTTGCAGAGCGACACTGCCCCCCGGTACTAGCCGCTATCGAGGAATAGTTTGTTTTAAGGTCATAGATGCTTTTAGAGGGAACACTAAGGAATTGGCCAGATGCACAGCCTGCCAAAGCAAGGCGGGAACGGTTTCTAGTCGAAGAGGGGAGGCAGATTGGGGGGGGTGATCACGTTGAAACATTGCCGCGTTAGCCTCATTACCCCCCTGCTCCAATTGCTCTAAGATGGGAGCGAGTAAAACTCGTGCATAGCTTCCATAGGCCACTCCAGCAATGTAGCGTCCTACATCAACTTGTGACCGTAGCAGCCCAGCCGCATGTAGCTTAGCCACCGTGTGGCGATTGGTGCCGCCTGCTAGCTGAACGTGACCGGGTAAACCTGCACTTAACACTTTCTTCCCAAGCTTGACAGCCGCCCGAGTCGTACCATCTCCGATATCGCCACTCATCGGTCTGCCGTCGGTTTGCCAAATCAACGAGCAGGGAAGTGGAGCCATCAGTTCGTAGAGAGACCACAGATAGTCAATCAAACCGTCGTCATCCGGGCAACTAATTGAGATCACCTTCAAGTTCGCGGTAAAGGGAGCGATCGCACTCCACAGTCGTTTAAAGTCGTGGAATCGTCCAACTTGCGTATGAATTTCTACGGCATCCACATGAGCCAATACTAATGGAGCCACAACACTGGGTGCGGCTACATAAGACCGAGTGGTAATTTGTTGTACCGGGCAAATGGGCAGACAGCGTCCACAGCCATAGCAGCGGTTGTCGATGACACCTGCTTCAGACTGGTTAAATACAATCGCCTGGGCTGGACAAACCCTCTCACAGGGACGATCGCACGCTGGAGGGCAAGCTGCTGGATCAAAAGCAGCCTTGCGGAAGTGAGGATCTTCGCCGTCGTTTAGGCTAACCATGAGCCAGGGCAAAGTTGTAGGAAAAAAGCCTTGCCGATTAGCAGCTTCAACTAACTGGCTTGCCGCTTGTAGCGCATCATAGGCGGCGTTAATTACGGCTGGATCTGCGGCGACATCAATACAATCAGCACCAGCCAACGTATACGCAAGAGTGAGACTTCGAACGGCAGGAAGGTGTTGAAAACTGGCTCCACAAATTAGCTTAAACCAGTGGCCCTCCCTTAGGGATCGTAAGGGGTAATACAAATCAGTCACCCTTACATACTAAAAGGCTACAGATAAAATGACTAGGTCACTTATGGCTTTAGTGTACTACAAGGGCAAGAAAACTAAATGTATCGATAATATCGCTGGTGCAAATACTGTCCAGAAAAATGATCCCCGGTAGCTTGAATCTTTGTTTTGCTCGCGTCTTTTGTTAAAACCGATCGATCTGTCGATCCTAAAACGATTAAACAAACTCCCACTGATTGAAATGGTTTTCTCTCAAATTGCAGCGCAGTAGGCGGTGGTAATGCAAAACGATTGCACGAAGCAAGAGGGGATCGCAAGCAACCAAGCCGCCCCTTTCCTAGGCTGCAATCAAAAACTCTTTCAACGGTTTCCACGTAAAGACACGCCCGCCTCCCATCTCAACCACAACCTTAAGCCGAGGCTCTATACCTGGCAAAGTGGTCAAGTACTGTAACTCCTGCTGGGACAAAATTGTTCCTTCCATCATCCAAATCACTAAACCCTTCGCATTGGATGGCAAGCTTTCTAAGGGATACTTGGCAACAGGAGCCACATAATAGCGATAGCCAACTGCTCCTTCGCGTTCAGTATCTTTTTTCCCCAGATGCGGCGGACGCACACCATGCACATTCATTAAATAGGACGAAAGATCTCCTAAACCCCGGGCAGTGATGTTAAGAACTTCATATCCTGCTGCCCGCACACGCCGCTGATATCGACCTTCGTGTCCACCCTCTAGGGGAATTAATATGCCAACTGCCCCCGCCGTTTCCAGTTCCTTGATAAATTTTTTGCCCGTTGTAATGAGTGCCATAGGTTTCTCGTTCAGCTACTGCGCCTTCAAAGATTTCAACTGGAATTTGGAGCGTCTACCCCCTTCCAGCAAAATCTTTAAGAAGATTATAGTGAAGCTCCGATCGCCCAATCAAGCCCTGTCACCCTTCGCTGCATCAGGATAGGTAATGATTAAGTCGTGATATTGATATATAACGCCATCTCTAAATCATTCTCATTCCCCTAAACCGCTTCAATCATTTATCATCAGTTACCATAAGTTACAAACTATCTAATAGTTGTTAAGCCCCCGTAACAGCCCACCCAAACCAATCTTGAGCATCATTGACTTAAAAAAATATTGACACTACCCTAGACAATTTCCTATTTTTTGCTTTATGATTAGTAGCTGTTGCCAAATTCAAGGTGACTTGTTCTCCAAGCTTTGATTGAGCGATTAGATCCACAGGTTGTATTAGGTTTGCCAAGGACCGAGCAGTGGGTGCTTGGACTAGGATGTGTAAGCAGGCTTAATCTCTATCTAGCGATCGGGTTGTTCTTTTTGGGTCAATATTCTCGCCATCTGGGTTTTTAGCGGAGAACTGTTGGTTTGAGTCGGAAAGGATACTGATTAGATTCCACTTGTTGTACAAGTTGTTTCTATTCAAGTCCTGGCTCCTTAAGCTGCGCCAAGGCGCAAAGCAGCTTTTCAATCTTCAAGCCCTCTTGGAGACTTGTGGGGATCAAAACTATTGGCAAGCAATTGATGCTGTCAAACCAGTCTAGATCTTCCGAGGTTAGTTGAATCTGGAGTTCTGTGGGCTAGTAAGTATCATTGCCAGCCCCGCTCTTTTGCAATGTGTAGAACAAGGGAGAGTCCCTACGGTGTCTGTTGGAATTCTTGGCACAAAACTCGGCATGACCCAAATTTTCGACGAAACAGGGGTGGCAATTCCTGTAACGATCGTTCAAGCAGGTCCATGCACTATCACTCAAATCAAGTCCAAGCAAACGGACGGCTATTCTGCTGTTCAAGTGGGCTATGGGGAAGTTGCTGAAAAAGCCTTAACTAAGCCTGAGCTAGGTCATCTTGCTAAATCTGGGGCTGCTCCCCTCCGCCATTTGCAGGAGTACCGCTTGGAGGATGCTAGTCAATATGAACTTGGTCAGCAGATTAAGGCAGATGCCTTTGAAGCAGGACAAATTGTAGATGTAATTGGTACTAGCATTGGCCGAGGCTTTGCTGGTTATCAGAAACGGCATAACTTTAAGCGCGGTCCGATGGCCCACGGCTCTAAGAATCATCGGTTGCCAGGCTCTACAGGAGCCGGTACAACGCCTGGTCGCGTTTATCCAGGTAAACGAATGGCCGGACGCTTGGGCAATACCCAAGTGACGGTTCGTAAACTAACAGTTGTAAGAGTAGACGCTGAGCGTAACTTGCTATTGATCAAGGGAGCCGTCCCCGGTAAGCCGGGCGCGTTGTTGAATATCCTACCAGCTAAAAAGGTGGGACGGAAGTAGGGCAAGGGAAGGTTTGAATTATCGGCAATTTAGCAGCCTCTATAGAAAGAGATAGAGCTTATGGTTAACTGCGTAGTCAAGAACTGGCAAGGAGAGGAGGCTGGACAGGCTTCTCTGGAATTGCGGGTCGCAAAGGAAGAAAATGCGGCACACATCGTGCATCGGGCGCTGGTGCGGCAATTGAACAATGCTCGTCAAGGGACGGCTTCTGCCAAAACGCGGGCAGAAGTCAGGGGAGGGGGACGTAAGCCCTGGCGCCAGAAAGGAACCGGACGAGCACGGGCTGGTTCAATTCGCTCGCCGTTATGGCGGGGCGGTGGTGTGATTTTTGGGCCAAAGCCCAGGGATTACTCAGTTAAGATGAACCGCAAAGAGCGTCGCCTTGCTCTGCGAACCGCCTTGCAAAGTCGGGCAGACGATTTGATTGTGGTGGAAGATTTTGCAACTCAATTGCCGCGTCCAAAAACGAAGGAGTTGGTGCAGGCAATGTCTCGCTGGGGCGTTGAACCAGAAGCAAAGGTGCTACTGATTGTGTCAGAGCGTGATGATAATACTTATCTTTCGGCACGCAATGTCAGTCGTTTGCGATTGATCTCTGCAACTAATCTCAACATTTTTGATATTTTGGCGGCGGATCAGATTGTCGCAACTCAGTCGGCACTTGCGAAGATCCAGGAGGTATATAGCGATGGCTAGATTTGAAACCCGCGATCTCCCAGACATTGTTCATCGTCCGATCGTGACTGAGAAGGCGACTCGTCTGTTGGAAGACAATAAGTATGTCTTTGAAGTGGTTCCTAGAGCTACGAAGGATGACATCAAGGCGGCGATCGAAGATTTATTTGATGTCAAAGTTGTTCGGGTGAACACAATGAATCCGCCTCGAAAACAGCGTCGTATGGGCAGGTTTATGGGACATCGATCCCATTTCAAGCGTGCTGTGGTGACGCTGGCACCGGGTGATTCAATTACGTTGTTCCCCGAAGTTTAAAGGTTGCAGATTTTGGATTTTGGATCTGTCCAGAATCCAAAGGAACTCAAGATCTAAAATCTAGAATTCAACGAGATTGGACTATGGGCATTCGTTACTATCGACCTTACACTCCTGGAACCCGGGAACGGGTGGTTTCTGATTTTGCGGAAGTCACTCGCAGCGAACCCGAAAGATCGCTGACGGTTTCTATTCATCGCGCCAAGGGCCGCAACAACCGAGGCGTCATTACTTGTCGCCATCGCGGGGGTGGGCACAAGCGACTTTACCGCATTATTGATTTCTATCGCAATAAGCACAATATTCCAGCCAAGGTGGTGTCGATCGAATACGATCCCAACCGTAATGC
This genomic interval carries:
- the ldpA gene encoding circadian clock protein LdpA — translated: MTDLYYPLRSLREGHWFKLICGASFQHLPAVRSLTLAYTLAGADCIDVAADPAVINAAYDALQAASQLVEAANRQGFFPTTLPWLMVSLNDGEDPHFRKAAFDPAACPPACDRPCERVCPAQAIVFNQSEAGVIDNRCYGCGRCLPICPVQQITTRSYVAAPSVVAPLVLAHVDAVEIHTQVGRFHDFKRLWSAIAPFTANLKVISISCPDDDGLIDYLWSLYELMAPLPCSLIWQTDGRPMSGDIGDGTTRAAVKLGKKVLSAGLPGHVQLAGGTNRHTVAKLHAAGLLRSQVDVGRYIAGVAYGSYARVLLAPILEQLEQGGNEANAAMFQRDHPPQSASPLRLETVPALLWQAVHLANSLVFPLKASMTLKQTIPR
- the ndhN gene encoding NAD(P)H-quinone oxidoreductase subunit N, coding for MALITTGKKFIKELETAGAVGILIPLEGGHEGRYQRRVRAAGYEVLNITARGLGDLSSYLMNVHGVRPPHLGKKDTEREGAVGYRYYVAPVAKYPLESLPSNAKGLVIWMMEGTILSQQELQYLTTLPGIEPRLKVVVEMGGGRVFTWKPLKEFLIAA
- the rplC gene encoding 50S ribosomal protein L3; amino-acid sequence: MSVGILGTKLGMTQIFDETGVAIPVTIVQAGPCTITQIKSKQTDGYSAVQVGYGEVAEKALTKPELGHLAKSGAAPLRHLQEYRLEDASQYELGQQIKADAFEAGQIVDVIGTSIGRGFAGYQKRHNFKRGPMAHGSKNHRLPGSTGAGTTPGRVYPGKRMAGRLGNTQVTVRKLTVVRVDAERNLLLIKGAVPGKPGALLNILPAKKVGRK
- the rplD gene encoding 50S ribosomal protein L4; translated protein: MVNCVVKNWQGEEAGQASLELRVAKEENAAHIVHRALVRQLNNARQGTASAKTRAEVRGGGRKPWRQKGTGRARAGSIRSPLWRGGGVIFGPKPRDYSVKMNRKERRLALRTALQSRADDLIVVEDFATQLPRPKTKELVQAMSRWGVEPEAKVLLIVSERDDNTYLSARNVSRLRLISATNLNIFDILAADQIVATQSALAKIQEVYSDG
- a CDS encoding 50S ribosomal protein L23, giving the protein MARFETRDLPDIVHRPIVTEKATRLLEDNKYVFEVVPRATKDDIKAAIEDLFDVKVVRVNTMNPPRKQRRMGRFMGHRSHFKRAVVTLAPGDSITLFPEV